The Populus nigra chromosome 14, ddPopNigr1.1, whole genome shotgun sequence genome has a segment encoding these proteins:
- the LOC133672718 gene encoding protein TPX2-like isoform X2, producing MAAESDDSSTATTATTTTSLTANATTSLKENTTTLMLVDEMYEFSAPKFYDFAKGESDEDSRNAELWFDVTAAYAPSPFMPRIKTGRSFKVETLCDFSQADQFHKVAESSDSKPTDSSSDSNSQSEVMPLPEPAASSEMRKEETSSNEENKENNANLINVISAGDVTCEKEKKVGFACAESNGRCTSSLQIENTDGKSNKNEAYCTPKQPMSSRNRGILTDSKKNQSARHIASLVKNPSSVKPKGQSQSSRVKGIKPTSVKKDPNVKNVAGTANLAQENQAIKKQKLDGGRSRQIVNAKPPQPLMHKSKLGLSSGNSNFCSSVPNKMQKVDRKVYVREQAAPAPFVSVAEMMKKFQSNTRELSLPHDGPASVIQRKPKLTLTRPKEPEFETAQRVRSVKIKSTAEIEEEMMAKIPKFKARPLNKKILEAPTLPALPRSTPHRPEFQEFHFVTAARANQNAESASVASTEVSCQSNQWKPHHLTEPKTPVLHTSLRARPAMVKSSLELEKEELEKIPKFKARPLNRKIFESKGEMGIFCHVKKQVTIPQEFHFATNERIPPASSVVDMFEKLSLRSEPTNENPIPRNTLPNPFHLHTEERGAEKERKFVMELMQKQMEEERARFHRANPYPYTTDYPVIPPRPEPKPCTKAEPFQLESLVRHEEEMQREMQERERKEKEEAQMRIFRAQPVLKEDPIPLPEKVRKPLTQVQQFNLNADHRAVERAEFDQKVKEKEMLYKRYREESETARMMEEEKALKQLRRTMVPHARPVPNFNRPFFPEKSSKETTNARSPNLRVLQRRERRKMMVNAASSAAASGMR from the exons ATGGCAGCAGAGAGTGACGATTCTTCGACCGCTACCACTGCTACGACGACGACGTCGTTGACTGCTAATGCGACGACATCGTTGAAAGAGAATACGACGACGTTGATGTTAGTAGACGAGATGTATGAGTTTTCGGCTCCGAAGTTTTATGATTTTGCGAAAGGAGAATCGGATGAAGATTCTAGAAACGCTGAGCTTTGGTTCGATGTTACAGCGGCCTATGCTCCTTCTC CTTTTATGCCTAGAATAAAGACTGGTAGATCATTTAAGGTAGAGACCTTATGTGATTTTAGTCAAGCAGACCAATTCCATAAg GTCGCAGAATCATCTGATTCAAAACCAACTGACTCTTCATCAGACAGCAACTCTCAATCAGAGGTCATGCCACTACCGGAACCAGCAGCATCCTCTGAAATGAGGAAGGAAGAAACTAGTTCTAAtgaggaaaacaaagaaaacaatgcTAACCTTATCAATGTG ATTTCTGCTGGTGATGTTACTtgtgaaaaagagaagaaggtgGGGTTTGCATGTGCTGAAAGTAATGGAAG ATGCACTTCTTCTCTGCAAATCGAGAACACTGATGGTAAGAGCAATAAAAATGAAGCTTACTGCACCCCTAAGCAACCAATGTCTTCTCGGAACAGAGGCATATTGACTGATTCCAAGAAGAATCAATCAGCTAGACATATAGCTAGTTTGGTTAAGAATCCATCGTCGGTGAAGCCAAAGGGTCAATCACAGTCTTCACGAGTTAAGGGAATCAAACCAACAAGTGTCAAAAA AGATCCTAATGTGAAAAATGTTGCTGGGACTGCCAATTTAGCCCAAGAGAACCAAGCAATTAAGAAACAGAAGCTGGATGGGGGGAGGTCCAGACAG atTGTTAATGCGAAGCCCCCACAACCATTGATGCACAAGTCCAAACTGGGTCTTAGCAGTGGCAATTCTAACTTTTGTTCATCTGTTCCAAATAAAATGCAGAAAGTGGATAGAAAG gTTTATGTTCGGGAACAAGCAGCTCCAGCTCCATTTGTTTCAGTGGCAGAAATGATGAAGAAGTTCCAATCAAATACTAGAGAATTGTCATTGCCACAT GATGGTCCTGCTTCTGTTATCCAGAGGAAGCCTAAACTCACACTGACAAGGCCTAAGGAGCCTGAATTTGAAACAGCTCAGCGTGTTCGCtcagtcaaaataaaaagtactgCAGAGATTGAAGAAGAGATGATGGCCAAAATTCCCAAGTTCAAAGCCAGACCACTGAACAAGAAG ATTCTGGAAGCTCCAACATTACCAGCATTACCAAGAAGCACACCACACCGACCTGAGTTCCAG GAGTTTCATTTTGTGACAGCAGCGAGGGCAAATCAGAATGCAGAATCAGCTTCAGTGGCTTCAACGGAAGTGTCTTGTCAG AGTAATCAGTGGAAACCTCATCATCTCACAGAGCCCAAAACCCCTGTTCTTCATACATCTTTAAGGGCCCGTCCAGCAATGGTGAAAAGTTCTTTAGAACTAGAGAAAGAAGAGCTTGAAAAGATCCCTAAATTTAAGGCAAGACCTTTGAATAGAAAG ATATTTGAAAGTAAGGGAGAGATGGGGATTTTCTGTCATGTGAAGAAGCAAGTTACGATCCCTCAAGAATTTCATTTTGCCACAAATGAGAGGATTCCACCGGCTTCTTCTGTTGTTGATATGTTTGAAAAG CTCTCACTGAGGTCAGAACCTACCAATGAAAATCCCATTCCAAGAAACACACTGCCAAATCCATTCCACCTCCACACAGAG GAAAGAGGGGCcgaaaaagagaggaaatttGTGATGGAACTTATGCAGAAGCAGATGGAAGAGGAAAGAGCAAGATTTCATAGGGCCAATCCCTATCCTTATACCACTGATTATCCTGTG ATTCCACCAAGACCAGAGCCCAAACCATGCACAAAAGCAGAACCTTTCCAATTAGAGAGTCTAGTAAGGCATGAGGAGGAAATGCAGAGGGAAAtgcaagaaagagagagaaaggaaaaggaagaagcCCAGATGAGGATATTCAGAGCACAGCCCGTACTTAAAGA GGATCCAATTCCTCTACCAGAGAAAGTGCGAAAACCACTTACACAGGTTCAGCAATTCAATCTCAATGCAGATCATAGGGCTGTGGAAAGGGCAGAATTTGATCAAAAG gTGAAGGAGAAAGAAATGCTGTATAAGAGATATAGAGAAGAGAGTGAAACTGCCAGGATG atggaagaagaaaaggcatTGAAACAGCTTAGAAGGACAATGGTTCCCCATGCCCGGCCGGTTCCAAATTTTAACCGCCCATTCTTCCCCGAGAA GTCGTCCAAGGAAACTACAAATGCAAGGTCACCAAATCTACGGGTGCTCCAAAGAAGAGAGAGGAGGAAGATGATGGTGAATGCAGCTTCTTCTGCCGCTGCTTCTGGCATGAGGTGA
- the LOC133672718 gene encoding protein TPX2-like isoform X1 has protein sequence MAAESDDSSTATTATTTTSLTANATTSLKENTTTLMLVDEMYEFSAPKFYDFAKGESDEDSRNAELWFDVTAAYAPSPFMPRIKTGRSFKVETLCDFSQADQFHKPIEIELQVAESSDSKPTDSSSDSNSQSEVMPLPEPAASSEMRKEETSSNEENKENNANLINVISAGDVTCEKEKKVGFACAESNGRCTSSLQIENTDGKSNKNEAYCTPKQPMSSRNRGILTDSKKNQSARHIASLVKNPSSVKPKGQSQSSRVKGIKPTSVKKDPNVKNVAGTANLAQENQAIKKQKLDGGRSRQIVNAKPPQPLMHKSKLGLSSGNSNFCSSVPNKMQKVDRKVYVREQAAPAPFVSVAEMMKKFQSNTRELSLPHDGPASVIQRKPKLTLTRPKEPEFETAQRVRSVKIKSTAEIEEEMMAKIPKFKARPLNKKILEAPTLPALPRSTPHRPEFQEFHFVTAARANQNAESASVASTEVSCQSNQWKPHHLTEPKTPVLHTSLRARPAMVKSSLELEKEELEKIPKFKARPLNRKIFESKGEMGIFCHVKKQVTIPQEFHFATNERIPPASSVVDMFEKLSLRSEPTNENPIPRNTLPNPFHLHTEERGAEKERKFVMELMQKQMEEERARFHRANPYPYTTDYPVIPPRPEPKPCTKAEPFQLESLVRHEEEMQREMQERERKEKEEAQMRIFRAQPVLKEDPIPLPEKVRKPLTQVQQFNLNADHRAVERAEFDQKVKEKEMLYKRYREESETARMMEEEKALKQLRRTMVPHARPVPNFNRPFFPEKSSKETTNARSPNLRVLQRRERRKMMVNAASSAAASGMR, from the exons ATGGCAGCAGAGAGTGACGATTCTTCGACCGCTACCACTGCTACGACGACGACGTCGTTGACTGCTAATGCGACGACATCGTTGAAAGAGAATACGACGACGTTGATGTTAGTAGACGAGATGTATGAGTTTTCGGCTCCGAAGTTTTATGATTTTGCGAAAGGAGAATCGGATGAAGATTCTAGAAACGCTGAGCTTTGGTTCGATGTTACAGCGGCCTATGCTCCTTCTC CTTTTATGCCTAGAATAAAGACTGGTAGATCATTTAAGGTAGAGACCTTATGTGATTTTAGTCAAGCAGACCAATTCCATAAg CCCATTGAAATTGAATTGCAGGTCGCAGAATCATCTGATTCAAAACCAACTGACTCTTCATCAGACAGCAACTCTCAATCAGAGGTCATGCCACTACCGGAACCAGCAGCATCCTCTGAAATGAGGAAGGAAGAAACTAGTTCTAAtgaggaaaacaaagaaaacaatgcTAACCTTATCAATGTG ATTTCTGCTGGTGATGTTACTtgtgaaaaagagaagaaggtgGGGTTTGCATGTGCTGAAAGTAATGGAAG ATGCACTTCTTCTCTGCAAATCGAGAACACTGATGGTAAGAGCAATAAAAATGAAGCTTACTGCACCCCTAAGCAACCAATGTCTTCTCGGAACAGAGGCATATTGACTGATTCCAAGAAGAATCAATCAGCTAGACATATAGCTAGTTTGGTTAAGAATCCATCGTCGGTGAAGCCAAAGGGTCAATCACAGTCTTCACGAGTTAAGGGAATCAAACCAACAAGTGTCAAAAA AGATCCTAATGTGAAAAATGTTGCTGGGACTGCCAATTTAGCCCAAGAGAACCAAGCAATTAAGAAACAGAAGCTGGATGGGGGGAGGTCCAGACAG atTGTTAATGCGAAGCCCCCACAACCATTGATGCACAAGTCCAAACTGGGTCTTAGCAGTGGCAATTCTAACTTTTGTTCATCTGTTCCAAATAAAATGCAGAAAGTGGATAGAAAG gTTTATGTTCGGGAACAAGCAGCTCCAGCTCCATTTGTTTCAGTGGCAGAAATGATGAAGAAGTTCCAATCAAATACTAGAGAATTGTCATTGCCACAT GATGGTCCTGCTTCTGTTATCCAGAGGAAGCCTAAACTCACACTGACAAGGCCTAAGGAGCCTGAATTTGAAACAGCTCAGCGTGTTCGCtcagtcaaaataaaaagtactgCAGAGATTGAAGAAGAGATGATGGCCAAAATTCCCAAGTTCAAAGCCAGACCACTGAACAAGAAG ATTCTGGAAGCTCCAACATTACCAGCATTACCAAGAAGCACACCACACCGACCTGAGTTCCAG GAGTTTCATTTTGTGACAGCAGCGAGGGCAAATCAGAATGCAGAATCAGCTTCAGTGGCTTCAACGGAAGTGTCTTGTCAG AGTAATCAGTGGAAACCTCATCATCTCACAGAGCCCAAAACCCCTGTTCTTCATACATCTTTAAGGGCCCGTCCAGCAATGGTGAAAAGTTCTTTAGAACTAGAGAAAGAAGAGCTTGAAAAGATCCCTAAATTTAAGGCAAGACCTTTGAATAGAAAG ATATTTGAAAGTAAGGGAGAGATGGGGATTTTCTGTCATGTGAAGAAGCAAGTTACGATCCCTCAAGAATTTCATTTTGCCACAAATGAGAGGATTCCACCGGCTTCTTCTGTTGTTGATATGTTTGAAAAG CTCTCACTGAGGTCAGAACCTACCAATGAAAATCCCATTCCAAGAAACACACTGCCAAATCCATTCCACCTCCACACAGAG GAAAGAGGGGCcgaaaaagagaggaaatttGTGATGGAACTTATGCAGAAGCAGATGGAAGAGGAAAGAGCAAGATTTCATAGGGCCAATCCCTATCCTTATACCACTGATTATCCTGTG ATTCCACCAAGACCAGAGCCCAAACCATGCACAAAAGCAGAACCTTTCCAATTAGAGAGTCTAGTAAGGCATGAGGAGGAAATGCAGAGGGAAAtgcaagaaagagagagaaaggaaaaggaagaagcCCAGATGAGGATATTCAGAGCACAGCCCGTACTTAAAGA GGATCCAATTCCTCTACCAGAGAAAGTGCGAAAACCACTTACACAGGTTCAGCAATTCAATCTCAATGCAGATCATAGGGCTGTGGAAAGGGCAGAATTTGATCAAAAG gTGAAGGAGAAAGAAATGCTGTATAAGAGATATAGAGAAGAGAGTGAAACTGCCAGGATG atggaagaagaaaaggcatTGAAACAGCTTAGAAGGACAATGGTTCCCCATGCCCGGCCGGTTCCAAATTTTAACCGCCCATTCTTCCCCGAGAA GTCGTCCAAGGAAACTACAAATGCAAGGTCACCAAATCTACGGGTGCTCCAAAGAAGAGAGAGGAGGAAGATGATGGTGAATGCAGCTTCTTCTGCCGCTGCTTCTGGCATGAGGTGA
- the LOC133673250 gene encoding non-specific lipid-transfer protein 13: MARIVGFLILAISAQAMAKFDVDPHQCQVIFDNFPYCMDFLIGSNDWPSSQCCQRVYDFNALAEHGLGPRAICECIEIIIRTIPMKLRADRISDLPVRCNTHLSFPISEYMDCNSYK, from the exons ATGGCTCGCATTGTTGGGTTTCTGATACTAGCAATTTCTGCACAAGCTATGGCTAAGTTCGACGTGGACCCTCATCAGTGTCAGGTCATTTTCGATAACTTCCCTTACTGTATGGATTTTCTCATAGGTTCAAACGATTGGCCTTCAAGCCAATGTTGTCAGCGGGTATATGACTTCAATGCATTAGCTGAGCACGGACTGGGGCCAAGAGCTATCTGTGAGtgcattgaaataataataaggacGATCCCTATGAAGTTAAGGGCTGACCGTATCAGTGATCTTCCTGTCAGGTGCAACACACATCTCAGTTTTCCCATTTCTGAGTATATGGACTGCAACAG CTACAAATAA